From Levilactobacillus zymae, a single genomic window includes:
- a CDS encoding alpha/beta hydrolase, whose product MQKKVTFKNNEHEMAGILFFPDDFDEAQQYAAFPVASPAGAVKEQIATNYGSRLAKYGFIALAFDTSHQGESGGTPRQLEAPYERVEDIKCAIDYLVDCKFNPNFWTNWSA is encoded by the coding sequence ATGCAAAAGAAAGTAACTTTTAAGAACAATGAACATGAAATGGCCGGAATCCTATTCTTTCCTGATGATTTTGATGAGGCCCAACAATACGCAGCTTTCCCAGTTGCTTCACCTGCTGGTGCCGTTAAGGAACAGATTGCAACCAACTATGGTTCACGACTCGCCAAATACGGATTCATCGCACTAGCTTTTGATACGTCACATCAAGGTGAAAGTGGCGGTACACCACGTCAGTTGGAAGCTCCTTACGAACGGGTGGAAGATATCAAATGCGCCATCGACTATTTGGTAGATTGCAAATTTAATCCGAATTTTTGGACAAATTGGTCAGCATAA
- a CDS encoding TetR/AcrR family transcriptional regulator, whose amino-acid sequence MTVYYTDMRYKDNSKKEAIYQATILLLNKDGFSATPMSKIAKHAGVSPSTIYVYFENKDDMLKKLYLDTKQKMGAKMFADTDGMDIKASLAKVIRNYIDYIRENKEAFLFLQQFTNSPYMSELDDREANNYFTPMYQLVKRGRQEGVFKNVDDDVLFAYIEPPITEAAKRYFRGEFEFTDVRIKSLIELAWSAIKK is encoded by the coding sequence CAGTAAAAAAGAGGCTATCTATCAGGCAACTATTCTTCTCTTAAATAAAGACGGCTTTTCAGCAACACCGATGTCAAAAATTGCGAAGCACGCGGGTGTTTCTCCTTCAACGATCTATGTGTATTTTGAAAATAAAGATGATATGTTGAAGAAGCTATACCTCGATACCAAACAAAAAATGGGTGCTAAAATGTTTGCAGACACCGATGGAATGGACATTAAAGCCAGTCTTGCCAAAGTGATTCGTAATTATATTGATTATATTCGGGAAAATAAGGAAGCCTTCTTATTTCTGCAACAGTTCACTAATTCACCTTATATGAGTGAATTAGATGATCGGGAAGCCAATAATTATTTTACACCGATGTATCAACTTGTAAAAAGAGGACGGCAGGAAGGAGTTTTTAAAAACGTAGACGATGATGTTTTGTTTGCCTACATTGAACCGCCGATTACTGAAGCAGCAAAACGTTATTTTAGAGGAGAATTTGAGTTTACTGACGTACGGATTAAGTCTTTGATTGAACTAGCTTGGAGTGCTATTAAAAAGTAG